From a single Sebastes umbrosus isolate fSebUmb1 chromosome 17, fSebUmb1.pri, whole genome shotgun sequence genomic region:
- the LOC119475777 gene encoding scavenger receptor cysteine-rich domain-containing group B protein → MVSQAAMRGQRVVESECRCWNPAVWLLVSLLGSLVLVAVSVLRNGDMKISRRAVNTIGGQTPVGTQHQVRLVNRYPDQNRCEGRVEVFYNDSWGTVCDDDWDMVDANVVCRQLNCGVAVAVGSSSRFGQGTGPILLDNVDCKGSETDLSQCRTLDWGVHNCYHYEDVGVTCKEPEVVGAKGFDDRTTPPWENFGLRDGTIRLKSGQNACQGRVEIYHQGKWGTVCDDEWDFTNAQVVCQQIGCGSAVYAHTNSYFGYGTGRILLDNVRCIGNEQDLTRCKSLGWGKHNCGHHEDAGVTCTGSSTIAPVATDYQRVRIGTYNTEATEEVPVTTTTTTTTTVTIPAQTKGKLGIRVKDKDSNNTCQGRVEVLYLNIWGTVCDDGWDMSNAIVVCRQLGCGPAIAAKNQAYFGYGSGPTLLDNVECSGAESELSECFHLGWGQHNCGHHEDAGVICAPADFYGGRDIRVTENITDAPITTPQPSEGMLRLVDGQHQCEGRVEMFSNSRWGTVCDDAWDLPDAQVVCRQLGCGEATAARGEAFFGPGSGLILLDNLKCSGAEASLQECSHISWNVHNCDHSEDAGVTCSLS, encoded by the exons ATGGTCAGTCAGGCAGCCATGCGAGGCCAGCGTGTGGTGGAGAGCGAGTGTAGGTGCTGGAACCCGGCCGTCTGGCTCCTGGTGTCCCTGCTGGGATCCCTCGTCTTGGTGGCCGTCAGTGTGCTGCGAAACG gaGACATGAAAATAAGCAGACGGGCTGTAAACA CCATTGGCGGGCAAACGCCCGTTGGGACGCAGCACCAAG TGCGACTGGTGAACAGATACCCTGACCAAAACAGGTGTGAGGGAAGAGTGGAGGTGTTCTACAATGACTCATGGGGCACGGTGTGCGACGACGACTGGGACATGGTGGACGCCAACGTGGTGTGTCGGCAGCTGAACTGCGGAGTGGCCGTGGCGGTGGGCAGCAGCTCTCGGTTTGGACAAGGCACAGGGCCCATCCTGCTGGATAACGTGGACTGCAAAGGAAGCGAGACAGACCTCAGCCAGTGCCGTACTCTAGACTGGGGCGTCCACAACTGTTACCACTACGAGGACGTGGGTGTTACCTGCAAAG AACCAGAGGTGGTGGGGGCAAAAGGCTTTGATGATCGCACCACACCGCCCTGGGAGAACTTCGGTTTAC GAGATGGCACCATCCGTCTGAAGAGTGGGCAGAACGCCTGCCAGGGCCGGGTAGAGATCTACCATCAGGGAAAGTGGGGGACGGTGTGCGATGATGAGTGGGACTTCACCAATGCCCAGGTGGTGTGCCAACAGATAGGCTGTGGTAGTGCCGTCTACGCACACACCAACTCCTACTTTGGCTACGGAACCGGCCGGATTCTCCTGGACAATGTCCGCTGCATTGGCAATGAACAGGACCTGACCAGATGCAAAAGCCTGGGCTGGGGCAAACACAACTGCGGTCATCACGAGGACGCCGGGGTCACCTGCACTG GATCCTCCACTATAGCTCCCGTGGCAACAGATTACCAGAGAGTGCGGATTGGAACATATAACACTGAAG CAACAGAAGAAGTACCAgtcaccacaacaacaacaactacaacgaCGGTTACCATACCTGCCCAGACAAAAG GCAAACTAGGCATTCGTGTGAAGGACAAAGATAGTAACAACACCTGCCAGGGTCGTGTAGAGGTCCTCTACTTGAACATTTGGGGGACAGTGTGTGATGATGGCTGGGACATGAGCAACGCCATAGTGGTGTGCAGGCAGCTAGGCTGCGGCCCAGCTATCGCGGCCAAGAACCAGGCCTACTTCGGCTACGGTTCGGGTCCGACCCTGCTGGATAATGTGGAATGCAGCGGCGCTGAATCGGAGCTGTCCGAGTGCTTCCACCTGGGCTGGGGTCAACACAACTGTGGCCATCATGAGGATGCTGGAGTTATCTGTGCAC CTGCTGACTTCTACGGTGGACGTGACATCAGAGTAACAGAAAACATAACTGACGCCCCCATCACCACCCCCCAACCCTCTGAAG GAATGTTGAGACTGGTGGATGGGCAGCACCAATGCGAGGGTCGGGTGGAGATGTTCTCAAATTCTCGATGGGGCACGGTGTGCGACGACGCTTGGGACCTCCCCGACGCTCAGGTTGTGTGTCGCCAACTGGGCTGCGGGGAGGCCACGGCGGCTCGGGGAGAAGCTTTCTTCGGGCCTGGCTCAGGGTTAATCCTACTGGACAATCTCAAGTGCAGTGGCGCGGAGGCCTCCCTGCAGGAGTGCTCCCATATATCCTGGAACGTGCACAACTGCGACCACTCCGAAGATGCTGGCGTCACCTGCTCGCTGTCGTGA